From a single Pigmentibacter ruber genomic region:
- a CDS encoding DNA translocase FtsK, which yields MASSTELKNKASIHKITPKNVTGDREYLKEYVHVLLLGITFCAFISIITYNPSDPSSFNISSHSIQYSHTASNTFGLIGASIADWSFQVFGLGSIVFSMVFIIQLLNTFRRPRQKSRFALRVLGYPQLILCYLSIMSIILPSLHFRGVEIYSGGILGHLISSFFLAYIGKSGSIIALTFLGTASLTLALGIRPLTTLSYLFSLFPSKTTKKIGNAFLEGQNEKDITNGYTTENETIQSQTKVTVLKTKVPDNQPTIGEEQQNTFFQSDITFANISPNTSFMINKKDFDQLLTKLDYHKSSNQKKQPEVEAQKLRSEARLIEEKLATFGVKGSVIKSQNGPVINLHEFEPASGIKVNKVLALQDDLTLALKAQSVLIGLQPGKSSLGIELPASIRETVSLKEIMESPLFQNPNIPLPVALGKNVDGSLLISDLSSMPHLLVAGSTGSGKSVCINVMLLSLMISKTPRQLRLLLVDPKMLELSIYDGIGHLLMPVVTEPDKAAGALKWAIEEMDRRYRLMKNYQVRNILAYNNAVTNGEIKQTDPKQPKLDLLPYIVVVVDELSDLMMTSPKDVEDSIQRLAQKARAAGIHLILATQRPSVDVLTGVIKANLPCRLSFQVASRHDSRTIIENIGAERLLGKGDMLFLPPGISKVVRAQCAFVADKEINALSNELKKLYPPIYETNVIQDIERVSKDLVRQKSDKLSEIGTLTSFNENETMDENTLYEKAVEFAREAGNVSTSSIQREFRIGYNRAARIMDRMILEGIVGQAEATGKPRPVIKRF from the coding sequence ATGGCCTCTTCAACTGAGTTAAAAAATAAAGCTTCAATCCATAAAATTACGCCTAAAAATGTAACAGGGGATAGAGAATATCTGAAAGAGTATGTCCATGTTTTACTATTAGGTATTACATTTTGTGCTTTTATTTCTATAATAACTTACAATCCATCAGATCCTAGTTCATTCAATATTAGTTCACATTCTATTCAATATTCTCATACAGCTTCAAATACTTTTGGTCTAATTGGGGCTTCAATAGCTGATTGGAGTTTTCAGGTTTTTGGACTTGGTTCTATTGTTTTTTCAATGGTGTTTATCATCCAATTGCTAAATACTTTTCGCAGACCAAGACAAAAAAGTAGATTTGCTTTAAGAGTTTTAGGTTATCCTCAGTTAATTCTTTGTTATCTTAGTATTATGTCAATTATATTACCATCCTTACATTTTCGCGGTGTTGAAATATATTCAGGTGGTATATTAGGGCACTTGATTTCAAGTTTTTTTCTGGCTTACATTGGAAAATCTGGGAGTATTATAGCTTTAACATTTTTGGGAACTGCAAGTTTAACATTAGCTTTAGGAATTAGGCCATTAACAACTTTATCATATTTATTTTCATTATTTCCCTCAAAAACAACAAAAAAAATAGGTAATGCTTTCCTTGAGGGGCAAAATGAAAAAGATATTACTAATGGATACACAACTGAAAACGAAACAATTCAAAGTCAGACAAAAGTTACAGTATTAAAAACAAAGGTACCTGATAATCAGCCAACTATAGGTGAAGAACAACAAAATACTTTCTTTCAATCAGATATTACATTTGCTAATATTTCACCAAATACTTCTTTTATGATAAATAAAAAAGATTTTGATCAATTGTTGACAAAATTGGATTATCATAAATCTTCTAATCAAAAGAAACAACCTGAAGTTGAAGCGCAAAAATTAAGATCCGAAGCAAGGCTTATAGAAGAAAAATTAGCTACTTTTGGAGTTAAAGGCTCAGTAATTAAAAGTCAAAATGGACCTGTGATTAATTTACATGAATTTGAACCAGCATCTGGAATTAAAGTAAATAAAGTTCTTGCTCTGCAAGATGATTTAACATTGGCACTGAAAGCTCAAAGTGTTTTAATTGGTTTACAACCAGGAAAAAGTTCTTTAGGAATTGAGTTACCCGCGTCTATCCGTGAAACAGTTTCTTTAAAAGAAATAATGGAATCACCATTGTTTCAAAATCCGAATATTCCTTTGCCTGTAGCTTTAGGTAAAAATGTTGATGGCTCGCTTCTTATTTCTGATTTATCTTCAATGCCACATCTTTTAGTAGCTGGTTCAACTGGTTCAGGAAAAAGTGTATGCATTAATGTAATGCTTTTAAGTTTAATGATTAGCAAAACACCAAGACAACTTCGATTATTATTAGTTGATCCAAAAATGCTTGAATTATCCATTTATGATGGAATTGGGCATTTACTTATGCCTGTTGTTACTGAACCTGATAAAGCGGCTGGAGCTTTAAAATGGGCGATAGAAGAAATGGACAGGCGTTATAGGTTGATGAAAAATTATCAAGTTAGAAATATTTTAGCTTATAATAATGCTGTTACTAATGGTGAAATAAAACAAACTGATCCAAAACAACCAAAACTAGATTTACTTCCATATATTGTTGTTGTTGTTGATGAATTAAGTGATCTTATGATGACTTCACCAAAAGATGTAGAGGATAGTATCCAACGTTTAGCTCAAAAAGCAAGAGCTGCAGGAATTCATTTAATACTTGCAACGCAAAGACCAAGTGTAGATGTATTAACTGGCGTTATTAAAGCAAATTTGCCTTGCCGTTTAAGTTTTCAAGTCGCATCAAGGCATGATAGTCGCACAATTATTGAAAATATTGGTGCTGAACGGCTCTTAGGTAAAGGTGACATGCTTTTCTTACCGCCTGGAATTAGTAAAGTTGTTCGTGCTCAATGTGCATTTGTTGCTGATAAAGAAATAAATGCTCTTTCTAATGAACTTAAGAAGCTATATCCTCCAATTTATGAGACAAATGTTATCCAAGATATTGAAAGAGTTTCTAAGGATCTCGTAAGACAAAAATCTGACAAACTAAGCGAAATTGGTACACTCACAAGTTTTAATGAAAATGAGACGATGGACGAGAATACATTGTATGAAAAGGCTGTAGAATTTGCCCGCGAAGCTGGAAATGTGAGTACATCAAGTATTCAGCGAGAATTCCGAATAGGCTATAATCGAGCAGCACGTATAATGGATAGAATGATATTAGAAGGAATTGTTGGTCAGGCAGAAGCTACAGGAAAACCTCGGCCGGTAATTAAGAGATTTTGA
- a CDS encoding helix-turn-helix domain-containing protein, translating into MSINQAAYPNDKNALGVSYETAALIGKRLRQAREVKRLSPSQVSARVKIRDRYIEAIEIGDWDVLPPGLNGRGLIRLYARELNVAIPEFETFHHLQTVMVERQSESLMQASSKKSKYHPAAEESAEIIRSISRSDFQKGIHLDPDNSAHVSQVSTEEQHTSTKVYSRSAGNFNTNRSIHTNNTNIVTPNIYDVLGIQLENKAVAGNSVEKPQTSSAQPEIKANVNYQTLPTAEPVKIEKVIPKNLQKVEEIVEESMVSESIHLEIQKESTFVAKDAYNGVNNSIQQEEIVRKKTFDFNPLQILVILSFIVIFIFLSLFLYSRNNSQVKVTNLSAKQIENEVGDSEPLPNSIVESSVPVIKDSEKVTKVQAQTKTSPEDDSSKTPSASNSSSSATVSEKNKVALDIERIAKLNIAGKVNLVVEADGQQIFSGVHSAGVLDIPFKTKAEIVISDSSKVSLIYEGINHGVMGYAGRKRKILLNAKPYVE; encoded by the coding sequence ATGAGCATAAACCAAGCCGCATACCCTAACGATAAAAATGCACTTGGTGTTTCATATGAAACGGCAGCGTTAATTGGAAAACGTCTCCGTCAAGCAAGAGAAGTTAAAAGATTATCTCCATCACAAGTTTCAGCACGTGTTAAAATTAGAGATCGTTATATTGAGGCTATTGAGATTGGAGATTGGGATGTTCTTCCTCCAGGATTAAATGGACGCGGTCTTATTCGTTTATATGCCAGGGAATTAAATGTAGCTATTCCTGAATTTGAAACATTTCATCATTTACAAACAGTTATGGTAGAACGTCAATCAGAAAGTTTAATGCAAGCCTCATCAAAAAAATCAAAATATCATCCTGCTGCTGAAGAATCAGCAGAAATTATACGTTCTATTTCACGGAGTGATTTTCAAAAAGGGATTCATTTAGATCCAGATAATTCTGCACATGTCTCGCAAGTTTCTACAGAAGAGCAACATACTTCAACCAAGGTGTATTCTAGAAGTGCTGGAAATTTTAATACAAATAGATCTATCCACACAAATAATACGAATATTGTAACCCCTAATATTTATGACGTTCTTGGGATCCAGCTAGAAAATAAAGCTGTAGCTGGAAATAGTGTTGAAAAACCTCAGACTTCTAGTGCTCAACCAGAAATAAAAGCTAATGTTAATTATCAAACTTTGCCAACAGCCGAACCAGTAAAAATTGAAAAAGTCATTCCAAAAAATCTTCAAAAAGTTGAAGAAATTGTTGAAGAATCAATGGTTAGTGAATCTATTCATCTAGAAATTCAGAAAGAAAGTACTTTTGTAGCGAAAGATGCTTATAATGGTGTAAATAATTCAATACAACAAGAAGAAATTGTTAGAAAAAAAACTTTTGATTTTAATCCTCTACAAATTCTAGTCATATTATCGTTTATTGTTATCTTTATTTTTCTTAGTTTATTTCTTTATTCTCGCAATAATAGCCAAGTGAAAGTGACTAATTTATCAGCTAAGCAAATTGAAAATGAAGTTGGAGATTCAGAGCCATTGCCAAATTCTATAGTTGAATCTAGTGTTCCAGTTATTAAAGATTCAGAAAAAGTAACAAAAGTTCAAGCTCAAACTAAAACTTCTCCTGAAGATGATTCTAGTAAAACCCCTTCTGCTAGCAATTCATCTTCATCTGCCACTGTTTCAGAAAAAAATAAAGTAGCCTTAGATATTGAAAGAATAGCAAAACTAAATATAGCTGGAAAAGTTAATTTAGTCGTAGAAGCTGATGGGCAACAGATTTTTTCAGGGGTTCATTCTGCAGGAGTTTTAGATATCCCTTTTAAAACTAAAGCAGAGATAGTGATATCCGATTCGTCTAAAGTAAGCTTAATTTATGAAGGTATAAATCATGGTGTCATGGGATATGCAGGTAGAAAAAGAAAAATTCTACTAAATGCGAAGCCCTATGTTGAATAG